TTGAAAGGTTACATCTTTCTTTTGGAGGTGGTTTGCTTTTTAAAGGTTAACTTGAATgcttgactttaaaaaatcaaaatcatcaGCTGCAAATGCTTAAAGCAGTTGGGGGTAGcttttgaagaagaaaacaaaggatctgaaatgtttgaaaattacTTAGCCCCCACATAAATGGTGCTTGTATATTTATATGCTTGCTCTataaatgcacatacacacataccacaactcatttctcttcatttctcaaATATGATTGCTTGTACTCAGGCATTTTCTGTTGACACAACATAACTTTTTAATAACTTGTTAGCTGTTCTAATCATTTGATAGTATTCAGAATACAATGCAATTACAAAACGAACCAGGAAAGCATTCTGCCTAAGTCAGAATCTAGAAACAGGAAACAGGCCATTTGCAGCATCTTCAGCTCCTGCTAAACAGAGTCTAAGAATATATTTTGCTATTCACATTTGTGTATTTCAAAACCTAATAGTCCATgaaaaaaagtatgaagaatACATCTCAAGAAGCAAATATTAAAGGTGCCAGCAAAATAATAGACTACATTTAAGTTCGAAGCATTATTTTAGGCCACCTACATCATTAATGACTTTTTCTTTGTGATAGGTGTTGGAAAAGAGAATGCACAGGAGGGTTGCCTTAAATGTTGGCTTCTGTTACATTTATTTGCTGTGAGTGAGATTATTCACAAATGCTAACACACTactcttcaaatgttttcttaaaaattatttggcctTCAAAGTCTAAATAGATATTTGAAATATGAAGTCATTTTGAGGTACACACTTACCCCTAAAATGTATCGTTAAAATATCCTACTTAAATCATATGTCATAGTGTGATATTTAATTATTACACTATGATATTAAAGCAAAAGGGGCATCagatacataataaaaattagacaCTTATAATTCCAAATTTGAGGTAAACTACATTTAGGAATAGGAATGTTCAAAGAAAAGACGAACTCatcatttactattttcttttaaaaaccagagAAATTACAAAAGTACCATTATTACCATGTTTGCCATTATCACACTCATATCAGGTTATCAGACAACCTGATCTCAATGAAAGTGGGAAGGATTATTAATTGCAGTGTTATCTTTTCTAGAGAGAAGAGatttctttattcctctttctgtttttaactaTTATACTTAATGTCTGGAGTCACTTCAAATGCAACTCTGTTAATCAATTTCAAACTTGCAAACCAACTGGGGCTAGCTTTTGCTTCACAAATTTTTGGAGCTAGCAGCAGTTCCTGCTTAGGTGTTCAACTTCCATAAATCTCACTAAACTTTGCAAGGTGGCGCTCTTTTCATGAAAAAGCCAATATTATTGTTATAAtcagaataacatttttaaaaagttaaacaccacCCTCCCCAGTGTTTGATGTGCAGCAAAGTCCTTACTCAGCAAATAAGACTTTGTTGACTAACAGTGACAAATATAAATAGTAAgagatgaaaagacaagtcaaCAAAGGATTCTTAAAGAGAATTGAACATTTTTATCTTGTAATTGGCCAATGGTTTAATctgaaaaattaatttcactttaaaatagaTGTATCCTAAGGGGTTATTTATACTTTGTGGGgtttttcctcttgttttctttctcagagtcAAATATGGTCTATGGCTTCCTGAACACATATAGTATATTAAAGAATCAGGTCCACGGCCCTCCTTGCCCAGTGAGGTCAGTTTCTGCCGCCTGCTCTGCACCTCCACACCCTAGCAGCTACAGCCAAGGGCCTGATTTGTGATCTCCGGCTACGTTGTCTGCCTAATGGGGCGATCATGCAAGCTACAACCAGAGACAAAGAAGCCTGCGTTCCTACCAGCGCAGCTAACTTCATGGAAGCAGCATAGCTTGCAAATCTATCAAACTAAACTGCAAGAAAGACAATCTGATTTAGAGAAAAGGCGTTCTGCCACAGTCATTAAGCACAAGTAATTTAGATTTTTTATATTGTCTCCTCATTTACAAATTTACTGTATCAACGCCAACCAATGGAACGAATTTCTTaagtaaatgagaaataaataaaagagatagaaagataatcaaattacttaaaataatccTCTTCCCTAGATGTATTTTTGAGAGAACTAATAACACTGGCAAAATCATAGGAACAATAACATATCATAGGaagtaattaatttaaattagcatcatgtttgaagaatataaGTGAAACGCTTTATGGACATTTACTTTTGTACAAAGAAGGAAGGCCTGGAAAAGCATGCATCGACATCCTGAAAATTAGTTATGGTCATAAACGGTTTAATTGAAGACagcaatttaaaatatgatattgtAAATCTGCAACTCAGTTTCAGCCAGGGGAATTTAATCTACGGGGCAGCGGAACCCTCGGCTGCAAGTTCATTTGCAATGTTGCAGAGCGAGCCCCTGAGCTTCTGACAATTCGTCTACATTAATATTGATGTCGCCTGTGCAatctatttctgttatttttatggtTGTTATTCTACATCTGCAAAGGTCATTTAAATTATACCGCGACCGAaaatttgtttcataaattttgatataaataCTAATTACACTCTCTCGCAGAGCCAGCAGGGTAGCATTCATTTATCACGTTTATACGACCTGCAATGACAGAAAGGGAAGGCAAGGGAGACTGCAGAGCTTTTCCGGAGACCCTTTAAGACTGGCAGAAGAGGCAGCAGGTTGCTGGTGAGTGAAGAAGAAATTCCTACCACAATCACTGAGATTTAAGAATCTTTAATAAGGTACGAAAGGTTACCAAACAGTTCTGGAAACTAAAGTGTACATACGAGTTCTTCTAACCATAAATATTGAAGAGCTGTAACATGGATAAACCGGCCCTTTACATGCGGATAAATATGGAAACTAGGAATTATATACATTATGTGGTTGTATCTTTTGCCAAAAGTAACGGACAGTTatagtttatatcttttttaatatcactttacataaacaaatggaacagTTTGACACGCAGATCCAGGCTCGTACTATACGAATTCTTGACAGGACGTGAAACAACATTTTACTGCACTAAAGTACTTAGACTTTTGGACGAAATGTTtgcactttatacaaaaaaaGCACATTAATACCAATAATATTCGGTTAGGTCGACGTGGAGACTGTAATCGTACAAAGTAATTCACATTTTGGTACACATTTACTAGAACATTCTTGCCATTCAGTACAAACAGTTGGCTTTCGGCCGcccacccctccccctccccccacccgcccggcccctcccccctcccccaatgCAAAGACCACAACGCCACAATCCCACCCACCCGCTCCAACCGCGATATAACTATTTACAGAATTCAACAGTACAGTTTTAAGCTAATAATTCTgtatttacaagaaaacaaagaaaaaaaagccgaAGCCCCAGAGAGCCCGTACGGATCCGACAAGAAACTGGCCCTCGGGGTTGGCGGCATTTGGTCAGGTGGCCTCCTCCCCCTAGACCCCCTACCGCACCTTGGGTACCAAGCCTTcgccaaaaaaggaaaaataatgaaagcgaaaggaaatttttaaaggtTGATACTTCCTCTGTTACTCGTCCTGGGTCTAttggcagattttttaaaaaggattgcGGGGTCTGTGTGGGGGGTTGTTTTGATTCGCAGGGTTCTTTCAGTAATGTTGTGTATACGTGTGTGATCAGTCTCTTAAATAGGGTTTTGTTCGgtgttttgtttctgattttaaacGTACCATTCGTTAAAATTGGAAGAGAGCGCGCTGTGGCCGGCTGTGTGGTGGACTGCGGAGGAGGAGGGAGATAAGGAGCTGGTGGTCGGGTTGTCTGTGGAGGGAGACACGATGGTGGGAGGCGTGGAGGATTCGTAGCCGGAGCTGGCGGCCGGCGAAGGCTGCGAGCCCTGCGAGGAGGATTCGTGGACCTGCAGGAATAAAGTCGCGTTTTTACGGACATAAAGAGCCAGTGTGGCGGCCGCCTAGAGTGGCGACTGCCGCGAGTGCCCTTCCTCCTGGACCTCTTGGAGCCCCCTGAACACAGGCGAGGCCCGATCAGCGGGACCTTGGGCTTGGTGCCCTTTCACAGGCCTGCAGACATCGTGCTCCCGGGAAAGTCAGCGTCCCCAAgactcacaaaagaaaaataggtcTCGGAAGGGGGAGCGTGGATTTGAGGCTAGAGACTGCACTTTCTTTCCCTGAACTTTGTTTGCCCGTGTTTAGGTGAGCCGGAGCTCAGGCCTGGGCACAGGAGTCCAACTCTTGAGTCTCACCGGCCAGCAGCAAGGGCCGCAGTTTCGGCAGCGTCAACCCCCAGCAAAAGCCCTAGCTCCGGGCCAAATTCAGTGGCGGCCTGTGCTCATACTCgcctcttttaacttttattatgaaaCCAAGAATTTAAAACGGCCTTGGGCACTCCCATCCCCTTTTCCAGGTCCCGCCCTACCCTCTCTGCCCAGCTCCACTGAGTGGAACCTTTGCCTTCCCGCTTCCTCTGGCTCCCGCCACTGCCTGGCTGCCACTCGCCGCTCGACCCCAAGCCGAGAGCCAAGAGAGCTCCTGCCTCAAAGGGGACGACGAGAGCGCGGCGATTACCTTCATGTGTTTGCGCAGCGAACTGGGATGCGTGTAGGACTTGTCGCACATCTTGCAAAGATAGGGCTTGTCGCtcgtgtgcacgtgcatgtgctTCTTGCGGTCGCTGCTGTTAGCGAAGCGCCGGTCACAGCCCTCAAACTCGCACTTGAAGGGCTTCTCCCCTGGTGCGAAAGTAGAATGAGAGGGgtctaattagaaaaaaaaatcccgcGGCCGTttttcaaaaactaaacaaatgtaaaaaaattaaaaaaaaaaaaaaaaaaaaagccagcagcCCAGGATTAGCGCTTTTTGCAAGTTTAAAAACCCGGAACGTCAATAAATTCTTACATCTGCAgttgaattataaatattttaactctATTTTAATCCCTAATACAATTagatctacattttatttttaggtttaaaaaaaaaaataggaggaggaggagtcagTTTTTAGCATCAGGTCTGGAAACTCGTATTACCCAGAGTTATATACACGATTTCGAATTGCTTCCACCTGGCTCCCGATTTCTAGTTTTCACGTTTGCGGCTTATTCTCCTGCCCTATTGCTTTTctctcctccccctgccccctccccgaCGCTCCGCATCCCCTCGTCGCCTCCTCCAACCCACCCCGCTCCCTACATACACTCGCATTTTATAGCGTAATCTGGGCGGTAGAGAACTCAACGCCGCAAATTCTTCCCTGATTCGGGCGTTAAACCCGAAGTCCCAAGCACGGTTCTCAGACCTCACCCGGGAAAATCAGAATAGGAAAGCAGACCCAATTCCTGGCCTCCTGGGGGCAGGGGGCCCAGAATGTTTTGCCTGATGCCAGGCTACAACCCTGAGCTCgcgggaacttttttttttttttaaactgttccGGACGTgtgtcttaattatttttaaaggccaaaACGGGGAATCTGGTGTTTTGAAAACCACCCTCACGGAGTCTAACAGACAAAAAGGTCTTCCTTGCCTTCCTCGGACTTTCTCCACCCCTCAAGCCCACTCTTAAAACTAGTCACTACTAAAACTGAACTCTTCAAATGTGCATAAATCTCCAAAAGTCTCCGCAaccccaaattatttcttttccccaCTCTGTCTcaattctttctgtctctattttgtttctttctaagcCCTTAATCCTGCCTCCTCAATTTCCTCAGCTCATTCCTTTGGCAAAGTCCTCAGTGAAGTGCACGGAGAGAGATGTTGGCAGCAAGCAAGCGTTTAGATTTGTCTGCAGCCTGAGCAGCTGGCGCCTCCGCGGCTGCCCGGAGCCAGCCACTTTCCCCGGCTTCGAAAGCACCAAGGTCTCCGCCAAACCAGGTTTGGCTTCCTGTTCTCCGACCTTTTatgtttctcatttaaaaaatctgtatccCCAGATCCTTCTCGTCCGCCCTCTgtgtggttttatatatatatatatatataatatatatatatattatatatatatatatatgtatgtatgattttttttttccgtaaTTTCAAGCCCCAAACTAAAAATCAGCGCACAatttccctgcctgcctgccgGAACCTGACGCCCGGGATCCCACCGAGGCTGCGTTTGTGCGACCTGGCCGCTGACTTTCGGTTTGGGTCCCAGGCCCAAGTGGGAATGGGTAGGGGTCCTGCAGCTGTTTCCGTACCTGTGTGCGTCCTTTTGTGGATCTTTAAGTTCTCGGAGCGCGCGAAGACCTTGCCACAgccagggaaggggcagggaaaGGGCTTCTCCCCCGTGTGCACGCGGATGTGGTTAACCAGTTTGTATTTGGCTTTGAAGGGCTTGCCCTCGCGCGGACACtcctcccagaagcagatgtGATTACTCTGCTCCGGGCCACCTACGTGCTCCACGGTGACGTGCGTGACTAGCTCGTGCATGGTGCTAAAAGTTTTGTTGCACGACTTTTTGGGGTTGGCCAGCTGCTCGGGCTCGATCCACTTGCAGATGAGCTCTTGCTTGATGGGTTGGCGCATGTAGCGGAAGAAGGCGCCGGCGCCGTGATGCGCGGCCATGTTCACGTTCATGGGCCCGTAGCCGTGCAGCTGCGGCGCAGCATAGTGCTCGGAACGCGGGCTGGTCACCTGGCCGTACTGCTCCGGTCGCGGGTACATGTCCCCCGAGAAGCCGAGCCTCATCTGCCCGTTGACCACGTTAGGCGACGCGTGGCCGGCAGCCTGCTCGTGAAGCCCGGGGAAGAGGAGGTGGCCCGCGGCGTCCGTGTGGCCGTGTGGGCCCCCGAAGCCCCCGGCCGATGCAGCAAAGAGGCTGTGCTGTGCGCTGGCTGCAGCCGCCGCGTCGCCAAAACCCCGGTTGCGGAACAGAAAGTCCCGCGTGGAGTTGAAGGCTGCGCTGGAATAGGAGCCGACGTGGCCCGGGTGATGGTGATGGCCCAGGGCCGCAGCAGCCGCGTAGCCTGGCGCCTGCGACGTGAAGGCTGTCTGGCCGGCCGAAGCCAGCTCGTGCGAACTAGGGTTGAGCTTGAAAGCGCCCATGCCGTCGGCGAAGGGGTTGATGCCCAGGCCCACGTCTCGTTCGGCCACGTCGCCCGCGGAGTGGTGGCGGGACGCGCCAAAGGTGGTCACGCCGATCGCTGGGTACTGGGGGCCGGCGTCCAGGAGCATCGTGGCTGCTCGGGGCGAGCCCCGgcctcccccgccccccccacccTCGCCAGCCGAGGAGGGAAAatcgggaggaggaggaggaggaacaagaggaggaggaagaagaggaagaagaggaggagggagggggagtcGACCCACCTCGCGAAGTCCTAGCCTGCAGGCAACGGCGCGGCGCGCCCGGGCGTTGGCCCGGCCAAACGCAAAGTAGCCGGACGGCTGCGGGCCGCGAGTAAGACAGGCTCCAGCGCCTGCCAGGCAGACTCTGCCGGCCCGGCTCGCACTTTCTCGCCGCTTAGTCTCTGCCGGGAGGGCCGCGCGTCAAGGCTGCCCGGGGAAAGGCATGGAGCATCTCAGCCCCCCAAAAAAACTTCCTCCTGGATTTGTAGCATAGAGGAATGTGAGCGCCAGAGCCGCGACAGCTTCGCTCTCTCTCCGCCTCGCGCCGCGCGCCCCTCCTCACTTCTCCACTAGCCCCtcgctctttcttttctctctctctcctttctctcacgCTCGCCTCCTCGCTCCTTCActctccttttttccctctctgctttttgcaaaaaaaaaaaaaaaaaaaaaaaaaaaaaagtgggtggggggagaagaaagaaagaaaaagccaaagaaaaggCGCAAATCATGCACAATATTGTCTTTTGCGGTTTATCTTCCTGGGGAGAAACTTTCACCTCCTCAGCCGGGCGGTGAGCGCGAGACTGATAGCAGCAATCATTCCTGCAGATAAATGAATTGAAAGGACGACACCGTCCCCCCCTTGATGAATGGGAGCAGGGGGAGGTGTCACGTGCTGCCGACGCTGGCGCCCATTGGTGCGTTTGCACTCCCCCCGCCCTCAGCTGCCGCGCCAACGGAGGGCGCGCCGAGGCGCCGCGCGCAGCTCATTGGCCCGCCCGCCTCATCAATCCCAGGTATTGTAAAGCGCTTGACATCCCCTTTTGACAAACCAGGGCCGCCAGGAgtagcaactttttttttagccaaattttttccctcttctcacggaaatttttttttcttttctttttttcttttttcttttcttttctttttcttttcttttttttttttttttNNNNNNNNNNNNNNNNNNNNNNNNNNNNNNNNNNNNNNNNNNNNNNNNNNNNNNNNNNNNNNNNNNNNNNNNNNNNNNNNNNtttttttttttttttttttttttttttgcacgatttcttttccttctcacagTCATATacattcctctttctcccttgcCCCCACCACCCCCGCGCGGCCCTTCCCGAAACCTACTCTTCGCTGAGCGATTAGAGATTTCGGACGTCTCCGGGTGCAGGAGGCGGGGATGGGGCTGGTAAACACAGCAAAGGCACTTCCAGAATGTCCCGATTCagcaactttcttttctttcttcccccttcccccccccccccccccgcttcAAGGGCAGCAAAAGAGGCTTTTGTTATTTGCTCCTTTTGAAGTTTGTTTCCCTCTTGCTTGGTCCCCCTCCTGTTTATAATTTAAGATCTTGGGAGCACACGGGCACTATGCTCTCTTTACAAGAAACGTAATTTCTCAGTGTAACCGGTAGCCTCTGTATTTCTCGCTTTTATCTGATCAGACTTCCTGCACCACCGCACCCcctcccaaaacacacacacacactcacattcacacacacaggtGGATGAACGCTTAAGTTCCCAGGTGATTGAGGTTTGAGTTTTTTAATGGCAAATTTGAAATGTTGTTGTCAGTTTCCTTCACTTTTTCCCTGTcttgcattatttttctcttttctccctttccgTTGTCTCCTTCGACTGCCCCCGCTAACCCTGTCTCTCCTCACTCCTGTTCCCTACTTGGGCCCCTTTCATTCAGGTAAAACTGTAAATTTCCCAATGCGCCATTGTTCCCTTGGGCTGCCCAAAGCTCCCTAGAGATCCCCGAATACTTTTTTGGTATTTAAATCCCCAGTAGATAGGACCAATGTAAATTTTGTGACATTCAAACCTTTTCTAGTTCACAAATCAGTCACCCTTGTCACAGTTATTGAAATTCCGCAACTCGCCACACCAGGACGGTGGAAAAAGCGGGCGCGGTCTTTGTTGCCGACCAGGCTTTTGATCGCCAGAGAAAATTTACTTACCTTCAGATGAgtgagcagaaaaagaaataacactcCCTTTGATTTAGTTAGGAAAATGCAGACATTTGGATTCAGTGCAAACATACAACACTCGCTTGTTTTCGCGATGCGGCCCTCGATTAACCTGTCTTTGCCTAGCGCAAAGTCTATTCAACAACTGCGCGTAGTTTCTTTTTGTCCCTTCCACAAAGAGCCATTGactatatattaaaatgattGTTGAAAGGTAGGGGAGTATGGTActtaaaagcaggaaaaaaaaaaaaatccctgtgacTCAATCAATTAAGCCGAGCAACATTTATGCATTTCAAAAAATGCTCTCGGATGCGGGGGGTTGTGGGGATGAAGGTTGCATTTCTCCGCAGCTCTGTTTAAAACCCAACAGTCCTGGCCGAGGGTTTAGCTGAAGCGTCTGCATATTCATTAGGTCTAATTATTTTCTAGTaaggaaaacacaaaaagccAAGAGTCGGAATCCTTCAATTTACCCTTTGTTTCTAACTTCATTTGGCTTCTTTGCAGCTGAATCAAAGCCCTAAACTCTTTTTCCAGACAAAGAAACCTCAACTCATCCTTTCACAGGCGGCCCGGTTAGGAAACTCACCAGTGCCCCAGcgagaggaaaatgaaaatgaatatattttttgccCTGACGCCAGCGCTGACTGCACCGGCTGGAGGAAGGCAGGGTCAGCGTCCGCCGCTCCTCGCCTTTCTGGTTTTCTGGTCTTCTCACCGACTAGATTCTCGCTTGGGGCTGGCCGGCCGGACTGCCCTTTCCATGGGCTGTGCTTGCTCAAAAGTCAGCTTGGGTATCCGAGATGATTTCCCGGTGCCTGAAGGGACCTGACTGAGCATTTGTGCTTGTGCTGGGAAATAGAAattcgaggaaaaaaaaaaaaaaaaattgtcctgtTCCCATCAACAAGTCTGAGTCTAGCAGCCCAGCATTTCCCACCAACTTTGAGTGGAATGGAATGAGGAGTGGAGGTAAGGAAAGGACTGAggcattttcaaaaattattatacacttcgttagaaaaaaaaaaaaaaaagatatatcgGAGCAACTAAGTCTTTCTACCTACAAGGGGAAGTTGGATCCTACTTCCCCCGGAGTTGAGAAAACCTCATCTGCAAGAAGTTTTCTCTAGAGGCTGTATTCCTCTCACTAGGGAGAACATATATTGAACCCACCTCGTCCGCCTTTCAGGaaacacacgcgcgcgcgcacacacacacacacaacaaggGAGGGGACCTAAGGGGGAAGGGTAGCTGttgggagggggagagggaaaataattcttcaaaaaagaaaagtcagtctTCTCCTCTCCAGTCTGTGGAAAATCCAACGGGGACGTTTACAAGAGGATATTTTTAGGAAACACATCCAAATACACAGGGGTAAGAGtgaatgtgagaaaaaaaaaaaaaagttgtgggtTGTAGAAGTTATCAAGTGGGATTTGCGGCGCTCTCTGCAGGAAACGCGAGCGGCTCCAGTTCAAAGCCACATGCACCAACGTGACATATAAGCCATTAAAATATCATCCTGACGGCTCATTTCTGCTTCATCATACATTCCCTAACTGCTTCCCGAAAGctggaaaaggagaaatgaaggaTGACCGCCTCGCTGGAACCACAAAAGAGAGGCTTGGAGGGGTTTGTGGTCCCCTCTCAGCCACCCCGAAATGATGTGCAGAAATGAGGCGATCCTGGCAACAGGTGGAGTGGGGTAAGTGCGTGAGTCCAGGGGGCAGACAGATGAGACCTGTACCTCCAGCGAGCGGGTAGCAAGTGCCCTCAAGCGGGCCACTGGCACCCAAACCCCAGTGGGGGAAGAGGCCCAGCCAGTCTTTCTGCCCCATCTCCTCcttcatccccccaccccacaaccgTGGATACAGGCCCCACCCCACTGACAATGAGGGGAGGAGGGGGGCCCTTCTGCAAAGGGGCAGCGCCGAGGATGAGTCCATCCCTTCTTCCCAGGAGGAGTGAAAAGGGGGACAAATGGGGCTCCCACTGGTACAGGAACCAGGAGCAGTTTGTTGCCTGCctgtcttcccttctctccttgtAAATTGCCTGGGTGCCCCACCGTGGGCACAAGAATGGAAGTCGTGGCCCAGAGCTTCCCTCGCGAAAAATGAACAAGGCGGGTGCCGGGAGGGGGGCTTTACAGGCGGTATCTCTGCTCTGCCCCCAAGGGGATGGCTAGGAGGGTCTCTGCTTCCCCTCTCCAGGGTCAAAGAGACAAGTTAGCACAGATGGCAGCAAGACGACGGAACTTCTTCGCCCCAACCTGACGGCAGATGCCGCCTGAGTCACCGCCGGGCGGCTCCTAGCCCTCCCTCATCCTGGTCCTGCCTCAGGAAGCTGACTGCTGGGATCTGCTCTCTGCGCGCGGCCAGCAGTGGGTTCGGGACTTGGCTTTCTTTATCTCCAGTGCGAACAAGAGCAGCAACTAGCTCTCTGGGGAGCAGGCCGCAGCTCCTAGGATTCTGGCCCCTAGCCTAGGCCCAGGGACATTGGAAATTAGGGGCAAGTGAGGAGGAAACAGAGCTGAGCTGTGAAAGAAAGCTAGGACTGGCTCAAAGGTTGGACCTGAAAGTTGGGGCTGATGGATGGCCCATGGCAAAGTCTTAGGAAAGCGGGGGGGCTTTGGAGGGTTGCACTTCGACCGTCACCGTCTTCAGGAAACTCTCTTTGGATTCCAAGGTTATGTTTTCCCCGCTTTCCGACAGTATTGGCCTGGCAGCGACCCACACCACTGCACGCCGCTCTTTTTTCTCCTATCTTACCCGCCTgcaggttgggggaggggtgattCAAAAGGAGGGCTAAATGCCAAGCCTGATCCTGCAGGTGATCTACTGATACAAACTCTATTCTGGGCACCCGGAGGCTGCCCACACTTACTTCAGCCCCGAGCTGGGAAACCCAAGCTTCTCCCTCTAGAGAATAGGAGAATGAGTAAAAGCCCCTGCACAATCCAGTCTCAGCAAACTCCTGGCGCTTGAGGGTCGAATGGAGGGAAGCCAGGAAGGTGCGGGGTGCAGATGGGGAAATCAGGCAGCGGGCAAAGGCCAGGTCAGTTTCCTCTCTAGCTTGGAGCTCCCAGTCAGCTTTCAGGGTTTTTGCTCTGCGCCCGCCAGCGACAAGTTACAGCGGAGAGGTGGGCATGCCTTTCCCGCTGCCGGCTAATCAGTAAGCAGCAGCTCGGGAACTGAAGTCTCTAACTGCAGCTGACCTCTGACCTTGGGTAGTCCTGCGCCGGCTAGGTCGGCCCCACAACTTGCAGCTTCCGTGGCTCCCCCAAATAAAGATGGTGCTTTTTGCACCTACCCACTGTCCCACCTTTCTGGCTCTCCTCCGGCACTATCAATCACTGGAGCTCCCAGGCACCAGTTCCTCTTCTCAAGGTGGGGGCAGAAGGGCAGATTCCAAAAAGTCTCCAGCATGTGCTATGGACTGGTAATTAGGAGGCCGTGGTTGACGTGGGGAGCAAGCCTTTGGGGAAAACG
This window of the Theropithecus gelada isolate Dixy chromosome 2, Tgel_1.0, whole genome shotgun sequence genome carries:
- the ZIC1 gene encoding zinc finger protein ZIC 1 → MLLDAGPQYPAIGVTTFGASRHHSAGDVAERDVGLGINPFADGMGAFKLNPSSHELASAGQTAFTSQAPGYAAAAALGHHHHPGHVGSYSSAAFNSTRDFLFRNRGFGDAAAAASAQHSLFAASAGGFGGPHGHTDAAGHLLFPGLHEQAAGHASPNVVNGQMRLGFSGDMYPRPEQYGQVTSPRSEHYAAPQLHGYGPMNVNMAAHHGAGAFFRYMRQPIKQELICKWIEPEQLANPKKSCNKTFSTMHELVTHVTVEHVGGPEQSNHICFWEECPREGKPFKAKYKLVNHIRVHTGEKPFPCPFPGCGKVFARSENLKIHKRTHTGEKPFKCEFEGCDRRFANSSDRKKHMHVHTSDKPYLCKMCDKSYTHPSSLRKHMKVHESSSQGSQPSPAASSGYESSTPPTIVSPSTDNPTTSSLSPSSSAVHHTAGHSALSSNFNEWYV